In one Nocardioides sp. NBC_00368 genomic region, the following are encoded:
- a CDS encoding ATP-dependent DNA helicase RecG — protein MAITLESPIEAVLGNSKHATKFTKGLGLRTVGDLLYHFPRRYLRTADLSQTPQLHEGEMLTVLGEVVRSVVRQHTDRRTGRPAYRVETQLKAGTADLQLTFFSKSQRIAEWRRGVLAPGVRGVFVGKAGSFRGEWQLANPQMVVFGDDDAENAAEAADNQMAVEELTELFPIYPLTAGLQHWDVMRAVRFARQVVEDVTDVLPEQLRETYDVPGLRDALDLIHAPHELKDVQRAQHRFRFEEALGLQLVLGRRRRALQALGTTARTGGVHHLLEAFDERLPFTLTKGQETIGEELETALAQPHPMNRLLQGEVGSGKTLVALRAMLRVVDSGGQAALLAPTEVLAQQHHRSITAMLGDLAASGLAGGLFAGDQEQTHVELLTGSMTKTQRKGPLSRIATGEAGIVVGTHALLQDQVMFDDLGLVVVDEQHRFGVEQRAALTDKAGTPPHLLVMTATPIPRTVAMTVFGDLEVSTLTELPVGRAEIQTNLVSLVDHPAWIARVWERVKEEVEKGHQVYVVAPRISGDESEQGESDQRDFDADGNEVASAKGQLSAVDEVTEELTTGPLRGLNVAKLHGKLPAEEKERTMSAFAAGDIDVLIATTVIEVGVDVPNATTMVILDADRFGVSQLHQLRGRVGRGGLHGLCLLVSHAEAGTPARTRLDAVAETTDGFALSRVDLDQRREGDVLGASQSGRRSSLESLRVLRDEETILQAREAAEALLEKDVDLAAAPLLAERVGEIEESASADYLEKS, from the coding sequence GTGGCGATCACCCTCGAGTCGCCGATCGAGGCCGTGCTGGGCAACAGCAAGCACGCCACGAAGTTCACCAAGGGTCTCGGCCTGCGCACCGTCGGCGACCTGCTCTACCACTTCCCGCGGCGCTACCTGCGCACCGCCGACCTCAGCCAGACCCCGCAGCTGCACGAGGGCGAGATGCTCACGGTGCTCGGCGAGGTGGTCAGGAGCGTGGTCCGACAGCACACCGATAGGCGCACCGGCCGGCCCGCCTATCGCGTCGAGACCCAGCTCAAGGCCGGCACCGCCGACCTGCAGCTGACCTTCTTCTCCAAGTCCCAGCGGATCGCCGAGTGGCGTCGCGGCGTGCTCGCCCCGGGAGTCCGGGGGGTCTTCGTCGGCAAGGCCGGGTCGTTCCGCGGCGAGTGGCAGCTGGCCAATCCGCAGATGGTCGTCTTCGGCGACGACGACGCCGAGAACGCCGCCGAGGCGGCCGACAACCAGATGGCCGTCGAGGAGCTGACCGAGCTCTTCCCGATCTACCCGCTCACCGCGGGGCTGCAGCACTGGGACGTGATGCGCGCGGTGCGGTTCGCCCGGCAGGTCGTCGAGGACGTCACCGACGTGCTCCCGGAGCAGCTGCGGGAGACGTACGACGTGCCGGGGCTGCGCGACGCGCTCGACCTGATCCACGCGCCCCATGAGCTCAAGGACGTCCAGCGCGCCCAGCACCGGTTCCGGTTCGAGGAGGCGCTCGGGCTGCAGCTGGTTCTGGGCCGGAGGAGGCGGGCGCTCCAGGCGCTCGGCACCACCGCCCGCACCGGCGGGGTCCACCACCTGCTCGAGGCCTTCGACGAGCGGCTGCCGTTCACCCTCACCAAGGGGCAGGAGACGATCGGGGAGGAGCTCGAGACCGCGCTGGCCCAGCCCCACCCGATGAACCGCCTGCTCCAGGGCGAGGTCGGCTCCGGCAAGACGCTGGTCGCGCTGCGCGCGATGCTGCGGGTCGTCGACTCGGGTGGCCAGGCCGCGCTGCTGGCTCCTACCGAGGTGCTCGCCCAGCAGCACCATCGCTCGATCACCGCGATGCTCGGTGACCTGGCCGCCAGCGGCCTGGCCGGAGGGCTCTTCGCCGGCGACCAGGAGCAGACCCATGTCGAGCTGCTCACCGGCTCGATGACGAAGACCCAGCGCAAGGGACCGCTGAGCCGCATCGCCACCGGCGAGGCCGGGATCGTCGTCGGCACGCACGCGCTGCTGCAGGACCAGGTGATGTTCGACGACCTGGGTCTGGTCGTCGTCGACGAGCAGCACCGCTTCGGCGTCGAGCAGCGCGCCGCCCTGACCGACAAGGCCGGCACCCCGCCGCACCTGCTGGTCATGACCGCGACGCCGATCCCCCGTACGGTCGCGATGACCGTCTTCGGTGACCTCGAGGTCTCCACGCTGACCGAGCTCCCGGTCGGCCGCGCGGAGATCCAGACCAACCTGGTCTCGCTCGTCGACCACCCCGCGTGGATCGCCCGGGTGTGGGAACGCGTCAAGGAGGAGGTCGAGAAGGGCCACCAGGTCTACGTGGTCGCCCCGCGGATCAGCGGCGACGAGTCCGAGCAGGGTGAGAGCGACCAGCGCGACTTCGACGCCGACGGCAACGAGGTCGCCTCCGCCAAGGGCCAGCTCTCCGCCGTCGACGAGGTCACCGAGGAGCTGACCACAGGTCCGCTGCGCGGGCTGAACGTCGCCAAGCTCCACGGCAAGCTCCCTGCCGAGGAGAAGGAGCGCACGATGAGCGCCTTCGCCGCCGGCGACATCGACGTGCTGATCGCCACCACCGTGATCGAGGTCGGCGTCGACGTACCCAACGCCACCACCATGGTCATCCTCGACGCCGACCGCTTCGGCGTCTCCCAGCTCCACCAGCTGCGCGGCCGGGTCGGCCGTGGCGGCCTGCACGGTCTGTGCCTGCTGGTCTCCCACGCCGAGGCCGGCACCCCGGCCCGGACCCGTCTGGACGCGGTCGCCGAGACCACCGACGGGTTCGCGCTCTCCCGGGTCGACCTCGACCAGCGCCGCGAGGGAGACGTGCTCGGCGCGTCCCAGTCGGGCCGGCGATCGAGCCTGGAGAGCCTGCGGGTGCTCCGTGACGAGGAGACGATCCTGCAGGCCCGCGAGGCGGCCGAGGCCCTGCTGGAGAAGGACGTGGACCTCGCGGCCGCGCCCCTGCTGGCCGAGCGGGTCGGCGAGATCGAGGAGTCCGCCTCCGCCGACTACCTCGAGAAGTCCTAA
- a CDS encoding DAK2 domain-containing protein, with translation MAEVKLDLFRRFGDLATDALASHREEIDALNVFPVPDSDTGTNLYLTIAAARDRLREFTGSDWREGLRAFSRGALLDARGNSGVILAEMIGALLRRLIQATAEERTAVVFADALRNAANAAYAAVGEPQEGTMLSVLRAAADAAEACVEIDDSARTRDVMSVAASAARAALARTQEQLPTLAAAGVVDAGGRGICVLLDAFDTALTGRRPSPQAPTPHIPIPIRASPAGLAGADGHALEPGGPAYEVMYLLDAEDAAIPDLRKRLQPLGDSLVVVGGEGIWNVHVHVDDVGAAIEAGINAGRPHRIHVTHFAEQIAGQAHRHATRSGRAVIAFAAGPGLAELFRGAGAIVIEGGPHRRPTTSELLEAITASGASEVIVLPNDAPTRQSAEAAARTAEDDLDISVAVIPTRSQVQGLAAIAVHEPGRKFDKDVLEMTATARHARHGAVTISNTRAITMAGPCMPGDALGVLDGDFVKVGQDLEVCATYVLARLIGGGGELVTLVSGLEDPTGELAQGVAAWLAANHPAVDVMVYDGGQERYPLLMSVE, from the coding sequence GTGGCCGAGGTCAAGCTCGATCTGTTCCGCCGGTTCGGCGACCTGGCGACCGACGCGCTCGCGTCGCACCGCGAGGAGATCGACGCGCTCAACGTCTTTCCGGTGCCCGACAGCGACACCGGCACCAACCTCTACCTGACCATCGCCGCGGCCCGCGACCGGCTGCGCGAGTTCACCGGATCCGACTGGCGGGAGGGGCTGCGCGCCTTCTCGCGGGGCGCGCTGCTGGACGCCCGCGGCAACTCCGGGGTGATCCTGGCCGAGATGATCGGCGCCCTGCTGCGCCGCCTGATCCAGGCCACCGCGGAAGAGCGCACCGCCGTCGTCTTCGCCGACGCGCTGCGCAACGCGGCCAACGCTGCCTACGCCGCGGTGGGGGAGCCGCAGGAGGGCACCATGCTCAGCGTGCTCCGCGCCGCCGCGGACGCGGCCGAGGCGTGCGTCGAGATCGACGACTCCGCGCGCACCCGCGACGTGATGTCGGTCGCGGCCAGCGCGGCCCGCGCCGCCCTCGCCCGTACGCAGGAGCAGCTGCCCACGCTCGCCGCCGCCGGGGTGGTCGATGCCGGTGGCCGCGGGATCTGCGTCCTCCTCGACGCCTTCGACACCGCCCTGACCGGGCGCCGGCCGAGCCCGCAGGCACCGACCCCGCACATCCCCATCCCGATCCGGGCCAGTCCGGCAGGTCTGGCCGGGGCGGACGGTCATGCGCTGGAGCCGGGCGGCCCGGCCTACGAGGTGATGTACCTGCTCGATGCCGAGGACGCGGCCATCCCGGATCTCCGCAAGCGGCTCCAGCCGCTCGGCGACTCGCTGGTCGTCGTGGGTGGCGAGGGCATCTGGAACGTGCACGTCCATGTCGACGACGTCGGCGCCGCGATCGAGGCCGGGATCAACGCGGGCCGGCCCCACCGGATCCATGTGACCCACTTCGCCGAGCAGATCGCCGGCCAGGCCCACCGGCACGCGACCCGCAGCGGGCGTGCGGTGATCGCGTTCGCCGCGGGCCCGGGGCTGGCGGAGCTCTTCCGTGGCGCCGGTGCGATCGTGATCGAGGGCGGCCCGCACCGGCGCCCGACGACCTCGGAGCTGCTCGAGGCGATCACCGCCTCCGGTGCGTCCGAGGTGATCGTGCTCCCCAACGACGCGCCCACCCGGCAGTCGGCCGAGGCCGCCGCGCGCACCGCCGAGGACGACCTCGACATCAGCGTCGCGGTGATCCCGACCCGCAGCCAGGTGCAGGGGCTGGCGGCGATCGCGGTCCACGAGCCCGGCCGGAAGTTCGACAAGGACGTGCTGGAGATGACCGCCACCGCGCGACACGCGCGGCACGGTGCGGTCACGATCTCGAACACCCGAGCGATTACCATGGCTGGGCCGTGTATGCCGGGCGACGCGCTCGGGGTGCTCGACGGAGACTTCGTCAAGGTCGGCCAGGACCTGGAGGTATGTGCGACCTACGTCCTCGCCCGGCTCATCGGCGGTGGTGGCGAGCTGGTCACCCTGGTCTCCGGCCTGGAGGACCCCACCGGCGAGCTCGCCCAAGGCGTCGCGGCGTGGCTGGCTGCCAACCATCCGGCCGTAGATGTGATGGTGTACGACGGAGGCCAGGAGCGTTACCCCCTCCTGATGTCGGTCGAGTAG
- a CDS encoding class I SAM-dependent methyltransferase — protein sequence MSIPTPSPRARRVAEIFDFSTGHGLEIGPLHKPLVPRGAADVSYLDLYDRNRLYETNTDNPNVTREAIPEIDYPMWDGVRMRTLEEAAKQGAPFDWALASHVVEHVPDLVGWLGQVEAVTAPDGALVLVVPDRRYTFDAHRPPTTMGQILQAHEAGDTIPSVRAVFDHHRAAVDHDPKRLHHRGPSEAETCIHDLGYTLAQVERARRGEYVDCHVWTYTDRSFPEIIAELRRLGLTGWSVEKILPVPENDIEFYVVLRRGLSPDLPQTPGLPDWVENGLELREEVARLREVVADQRRRLESQRKQLAGQRTEIDDLRGSKRWKLATALAAPLDRWRDRRSGD from the coding sequence ATGTCGATCCCGACCCCGTCCCCACGCGCTCGTCGCGTCGCCGAAATCTTCGACTTCTCCACCGGCCACGGCCTGGAGATCGGACCGCTGCACAAGCCGCTCGTCCCCCGCGGCGCCGCAGACGTGTCCTATCTCGACCTCTACGACCGCAACCGGCTCTACGAGACCAACACCGACAACCCCAACGTGACCCGCGAGGCCATCCCCGAGATCGACTATCCGATGTGGGACGGCGTCCGGATGCGTACGCTCGAGGAGGCCGCGAAGCAGGGCGCGCCCTTCGACTGGGCACTGGCCAGCCACGTCGTCGAGCACGTACCCGACCTGGTCGGATGGCTGGGACAGGTCGAGGCCGTCACCGCCCCCGACGGGGCCCTGGTCCTGGTCGTCCCCGACCGGCGCTACACCTTCGACGCCCACCGCCCGCCCACGACGATGGGCCAGATCCTGCAGGCGCACGAGGCGGGCGACACCATTCCGTCCGTACGTGCCGTCTTCGACCACCACCGCGCCGCGGTCGACCACGACCCCAAGCGGCTCCACCACCGCGGTCCGAGCGAGGCCGAGACCTGCATCCACGACCTCGGCTACACGTTGGCCCAGGTCGAGCGGGCCCGCCGTGGCGAGTACGTCGACTGCCACGTGTGGACCTACACCGACCGCTCGTTCCCCGAGATCATCGCCGAGCTGCGCCGTCTCGGGCTGACCGGCTGGTCGGTCGAGAAGATCCTGCCGGTCCCGGAGAACGACATCGAGTTCTACGTCGTCCTGCGCCGCGGCCTCTCCCCCGACCTTCCGCAGACCCCCGGACTGCCCGACTGGGTCGAGAACGGCCTCGAGCTGCGCGAGGAGGTCGCCCGGCTCCGTGAGGTCGTCGCGGACCAGCGCCGTAGGCTCGAGTCGCAGCGCAAGCAGCTGGCCGGTCAGCGCACCGAGATCGACGATCTGCGCGGGTCGAAGCGGTGGAAGCTGGCCACCGCGCTGGCGGCCCCGTTGGACCGGTGGCGGGATCGCCGCTCCGGCGACTGA
- the rpmB gene encoding 50S ribosomal protein L28, with product MAAVCDICDKKPGFGNNRPWSKKATKRRFDPNIQRVRAVIGGTPKRMNVCTTCIKAGKVAR from the coding sequence GTGGCTGCCGTCTGCGACATCTGCGACAAGAAGCCGGGCTTCGGCAACAACCGGCCGTGGTCCAAGAAGGCGACCAAGCGCCGCTTCGACCCCAACATCCAGCGCGTCCGTGCCGTCATCGGCGGCACCCCGAAGCGTATGAATGTCTGCACGACCTGCATCAAGGCCGGCAAGGTCGCTCGCTGA
- a CDS encoding thiamine-phosphate kinase, translating into MAFPRDTTLADVGEFGLITEMTKHFAQGEHVLVGPGDDAALLRVKQGHVVVSTDLLVEGRHFRRDWAEASHIGHRAAGQNLADIAAMGGVAHSMTLGLAVPSDLPAEWAVDFAEGFAAECSLVGASVVGGDVTGADQIVISVTAIGAVAQAPVLRSGAEPGDVLALCGRQGWAAAGLAILKRGFRSPRVLVDAYRRPQPPYAAGPAAAAAGASALIDVSDGLLSEARHIAEASEVSIDVHTSALTIPDELKAVASATGADALAFVLGGGEDHSLLAAFPPEVELPQGWTVIGSIGEPGGEPVTVDGEVYEGPAGWTHF; encoded by the coding sequence ATGGCTTTTCCGAGGGACACGACACTCGCCGACGTCGGTGAGTTCGGGCTGATCACCGAGATGACCAAGCACTTCGCCCAGGGGGAGCACGTGCTGGTCGGCCCCGGCGACGACGCCGCGCTGCTGCGGGTCAAGCAGGGTCACGTCGTCGTCTCGACCGACCTGCTCGTCGAGGGCCGCCACTTCCGGCGCGACTGGGCCGAGGCGTCCCACATCGGCCACCGGGCGGCGGGGCAGAACCTCGCCGACATCGCCGCGATGGGCGGCGTCGCGCACTCGATGACCCTCGGCCTCGCGGTGCCGTCGGATCTCCCCGCCGAGTGGGCCGTCGACTTCGCGGAGGGGTTCGCCGCGGAGTGCTCGCTGGTGGGCGCCTCCGTCGTCGGCGGCGACGTCACCGGTGCCGACCAGATCGTCATCTCGGTGACCGCCATCGGGGCGGTCGCCCAGGCGCCGGTCCTCCGCTCCGGCGCGGAGCCCGGAGACGTACTCGCGCTGTGCGGTCGCCAGGGATGGGCCGCGGCGGGCCTGGCGATCCTCAAGCGCGGGTTCCGCTCACCTCGGGTGCTCGTCGACGCCTACCGCCGCCCGCAACCGCCGTACGCAGCCGGCCCCGCCGCCGCGGCGGCCGGCGCCTCGGCGCTGATCGACGTCTCCGACGGTCTGCTCTCGGAGGCCAGGCACATCGCCGAGGCCTCGGAGGTCTCCATCGACGTGCACACCTCGGCGCTGACCATCCCCGACGAGCTCAAGGCGGTCGCCTCGGCGACCGGCGCCGACGCGCTCGCGTTCGTGCTGGGCGGGGGAGAGGACCACTCGCTGCTCGCCGCGTTCCCGCCCGAGGTCGAGCTGCCGCAGGGCTGGACCGTCATCGGGTCGATCGGCGAGCCCGGTGGTGAGCCGGTCACGGTCGACGGGGAGGTCTACGAGGGGCCGGCGGGGTGGACGCACTTCTGA
- a CDS encoding Lrp/AsnC family transcriptional regulator has protein sequence MVVQAYILIQTDVGKAAEVATEIGKIQGVTLAEDVTGPYDVIVRAEARNVDELGKMVVARVQSLEGITRTLTCPVVHI, from the coding sequence ATGGTCGTACAGGCGTACATCCTCATCCAGACCGACGTCGGCAAGGCCGCAGAGGTCGCCACCGAGATCGGCAAGATCCAGGGCGTGACCCTGGCTGAGGACGTCACCGGTCCGTACGACGTGATCGTCCGTGCCGAGGCCCGCAATGTCGACGAGCTCGGCAAGATGGTCGTCGCTCGCGTCCAGAGCCTCGAAGGCATCACCCGCACCCTGACCTGCCCGGTCGTCCACATCTGA
- a CDS encoding D-alanine--D-alanine ligase family protein, translating to MSKPPLPGPVAVIAGGLSHERDVSLASGRNLVRELSALGVEVAAYDFDRALLHNLERDKAVVALPALHGQFGEDGEIQTLLELIGIPYVGTVSTSCRVAFDKAAARELLRRGGIPVPDSVSLSSTTFRDVGAPVLMEHVISRMGERVVVKPSRGGSALGVTGVDGLSALPAALVKTYAYCDEALIERFYAGIDVSVVVHETDEGTKPLTPIAIDFSKGHEFDFAARYTAEFVGFGRPDLPDAVLTELGETAVRAHKLLGMRDISRTDFMVTPDGSFVVLEVAITPGATETSVFPFAAKHDGTSMGEVTLALLKRALAR from the coding sequence ATGAGCAAACCTCCTCTTCCCGGGCCTGTCGCCGTCATCGCCGGCGGGCTGAGCCACGAGCGCGACGTGTCGCTGGCCTCCGGCCGCAACCTCGTGCGCGAGCTGTCGGCGCTGGGAGTGGAGGTGGCTGCGTACGACTTCGACCGGGCGCTGCTGCACAACCTCGAGCGCGACAAGGCGGTCGTGGCACTGCCGGCCCTGCACGGCCAGTTCGGTGAGGACGGCGAGATCCAGACGCTCCTGGAGCTGATCGGGATCCCGTACGTCGGCACCGTCTCCACCTCCTGCCGCGTCGCGTTCGACAAGGCCGCTGCCCGCGAGCTCCTGCGCCGCGGGGGCATCCCGGTGCCGGACTCGGTCTCGCTGTCGTCCACGACGTTCCGCGACGTCGGCGCTCCGGTGCTGATGGAGCACGTCATCTCACGGATGGGCGAGCGGGTGGTGGTCAAGCCCTCGCGCGGCGGCTCGGCGCTCGGCGTCACCGGCGTCGACGGCCTCTCCGCCCTCCCCGCGGCCCTGGTCAAGACCTACGCCTACTGCGACGAGGCGCTCATCGAGCGCTTCTACGCCGGCATCGACGTCTCCGTGGTCGTCCACGAGACCGACGAGGGCACCAAGCCGCTGACGCCGATCGCCATCGACTTCAGCAAGGGCCACGAGTTCGACTTCGCGGCGCGCTACACCGCCGAGTTCGTCGGCTTCGGGCGCCCCGATCTCCCCGACGCGGTGCTCACCGAGCTCGGCGAGACCGCCGTACGCGCCCACAAGCTGCTCGGCATGCGCGACATCTCCCGCACCGACTTCATGGTCACCCCCGACGGCAGCTTCGTCGTCCTCGAGGTCGCCATCACCCCCGGCGCCACCGAGACCAGCGTCTTCCCCTTCGCCGCCAAGCACGACGGCACCTCCATGGGCGAGGTCACCCTCGCCCTCCTCAAGCGCGCTCTCGCCCGCTGA